A DNA window from Malus domestica chromosome 12, GDT2T_hap1 contains the following coding sequences:
- the LOC103423220 gene encoding benzyl alcohol O-benzoyltransferase-like, with amino-acid sequence MASLPSSLVFTVRRCQPELVAPAKATPYEFRQLSDIDDQEGLRFQMPGLQFYRYDPSMQGRDPVHVIREAIAQTLVFYYPFAGRLREGPNRKLAVECTAEGIMFIEADADITLKQFGDNLQPPFPCLEELLYNVPGSDGVLNCPLLLIQVTRLQCGGFIFALRLNHTMSDAAGLVQFMTAVGEIARGATFPTVQPVWQRELLNARDPLRVTCPHREYEEVENTKGTIIPPDDMVLRSFFFRPTEVSAIRRFVPQYLSKSSTFEVLTACLWRCRTIALQKDPNEEVRVLCVVNARSKFNPPLPVGYYGNALAYPVAVTTAGRLCNNPLGYALELVRKAKADMTEEHMRSLAALMVIKGRPHFTVVNSYVMSDLTRAGFREVDFGWGKAAYGGPAKGRVVASYYIPFRDNRGEDGIVVPVCLPAVAMEKFIKELDAMLNADEELIRVHSSTKYILSAL; translated from the exons ATGGCATCCCTTCCTAGTTCTTTGGTGTTCACAGTGCGGAGGTGCCAACCAGAACTGGTAGCGCCGGCGAAGGCCACGCCGTATGAGTTTCGGCAACTTTCTGATATCGATGACCAAGAAGGTCTTCGGTTTCAGATGCCCGGGCTACAGTTTTATCGGTACGATCCTTCTATGCAAGGGAGGGACCCCGTACATGTCATTAGAGAGGCAATTGCACAAACTCTAGTGTTTTACTACCCTTTTGCAGGTAGGCTCAGGGAAGGGCCTAACCGGAAGCTTGCAGTGGAATGCACGGCTGAGGGTATCATGTTCATTGAGGCTGACGCTGACATTACCCTAAAGCAGTTTGGTGACAACCTTCAGCCGCCGTTTCCCTGCTTGGAAGAGCTTCTTTATAATGTTCCTGGTTCCGATGGGGTCCTTAATTGCCCACTCTTACTAATTCAG GTGACGCGCCTCCAGTGCGGTGGTTTCATCTTCGCCCTCCGTCTTAACCACACCATGAGCGACGCGGCGGGGCTCGTCCAATTCATGACTGCCGTAGGAGAGATAGCGCGCGGCGCAACTTTCCCTACCGTCCAGCCCGTGTGGCAGCGGGAGCTGCTCAATGCGCGTGACCCACTCCGCGTGACATGCCCGCACCGCGAGTACGAAGAAGTGGAAAACACCAAAGGCACCATAATCCCACCTGATGACATGGTCCTCCGGTCCTTTTTCTTCCGCCCCACCGAGGTGTCCGCCATCCGAAGATTTGTCCCGCAGTACCTTAGCAAAAGCTCCACGTTCGAGGTCCTCACGGCCTGCCTCTGGCGCTGCCGTACCATCGCGCTCCAGAAAGACCCAAATGAGGAGGTGCGCGTGTTGTGCGTTGTGAACGCGCGGTCCAAGTTCAACCCTCCGTTGCCGGTGGGTTACTACGGCAACGCGCTTGCGTACCCGGTGGCGGTGACGACGGCAGGGAGGCTATGCAACAATCCATTGGGGTACGCGTTGGAGCTGGTGAGGAAGGCCAAGGCGGACATGACGGAGGAGCACATGCGGTCGTTGGCTGCCCTCATGGTTATTAAGGGTAGGCCCCACTTCACGGTGGTGAATTCTTACGTTATGTCGGATTTAACCCGTGCTGGGTTCCGAGAGGTGGATTTTGGGTGGGGGAAAGCGGCTTATGGTGGGCCAGCGAAGGGCAGGGTCGTCGCTAGCTATTACATACCGTTTAGAGACAATAGAGGGGAAGATGGGATTGTGGTTCCCGTTTGTTTACCGGCCGTGGCGATGGAGAAATTTATCAAGGAACTAGATGCCATGTTGAATGCGGATGAAGAACTGATTAGGGTTCATAGCTCTACTAAATATATTTTGTCTGCCCTGTAA
- the LOC103421756 gene encoding exocyst complex component EXO70A1-like produces the protein MGVPQAMEALEARASSIRDALHKSQTITDNMVAILGSFDHRLSALETAMRPTQIRTHSIRRAHENIDKTLKAVEVILGQFDLTRKAEAKILRGPHEDLESYLEAIDQLRSIIHFFSSHKNVKSSDGVLHHANNLLSKAISKLEDEFRQLLTNYSKPVEPDRLFDCLPDSLRPDPAGQKNDAGGKGSEHPNKSLKPVIYTPLTLIPPRVLPLLHDLAQQMVLAGHQQQLFRTYRDTRASVLEQSLRKLGVERLTKDDVQKMQWEVLEAKIGNWIHYMRIAVKLLFSGEKKICDQIFEGAETLKDPCFAEVTANSVAMLLSFGEAIARSKRSPEKLFVLLDMYEIMRDLQSEIELLFGSKACMEMRESALSLTKRLAQTAQETFGDFEEAVEKDATKTAVLDGTVHPLTSYVINYVKFLFDYQSTLKQLFQEFDEGEPESQLSKVTTRIMQALQNNLDGKSKQYKDPALTQLFLMNNIHYIVRSVRRSEAKDLLGDDWVQIHRRIVQQHANQYKRVSWAKILQCLTVQGGNPSGGDSSSLSRAMVKDRFKTFNTQFEELHQRQSQWTVPDSELRESLRLAVAEILLPAYRSFIKRFGPMVENGKNPGKYIKLRPENIESMLNEFFESKTWGEQKR, from the exons ATGGGGGTTCCGCAGGCAATGGAGGCCCTCGAAGCGAGAGCTTCGTCTATAAGAGACGCGCTGCACAAGAGCCAGACCATCACCGACAACATGGTCGCCATTCTCGGCTCCTTCGACCACCGCCTCTCCGCCCTCGAAACCGCCATGCGTCCCACTCAG ATTAGGACTCATTCGATTCGGAGGGCGCATGAGAACATTGATAAGACATTGAAGGCTGTAGAGGTTATATTGGGGCAATTCGACCTCACACGAAAG GCAGAGGCTAAAATACTGAGAGGGCCACATGAGGATTTGGAAAGCTATTTGGAAGCAATTGATCAGCTGAGAAGCatcattcatttctttagtaGCCATAAAAATGTTAAGAGCAGTGATGGGGTGCTTCACCATGCCAATAACTTGCTTTCGAAAGCCATCTCGAAGCTCGAAGATGAGTTTAGACAGCTCCTCACAAATTACAG CAAGCCTGTGGAGCCTGATCGTCTATTTGATTGTCTCCCTGACTCTCTACGACCAGATCCAGCTGGACAGAAAAATGATGCTGGTGGAAAGGGTTCTGAACACCCAAACAAAAGTTTAAAACCTGTCATTTACACACCACTAACGCTTATTCCCCCAAGGGTTCTGCCATTACTGCATGATTTAGCCCAACAAATGGTTCTAGCTGGCCATCAACAACAGCTATTTAGGACCTACAG GGACACTCGTGCTTCTGTTTTGGAgcagagcttgagaaaactaggCGTGGAGAGACTTACTAAAGATGATGTCCAGAAAATGCAGTGGGAGGTTTTAGAGGCTAAGATTGGGAATTGGATACATTACATGCGAATTGCT GTGAAGCTGCTGTTTTCCGGGGAAAAGAAAATCTGTGATCAAATATTTGAAGGTGCTGAGACACTTAAGGATCCATGTTTTGCTGAAGTTACTGCAAACAGTGTGGCTATGCTCCTCAGTTTTGGGGAGGCTATTGCCAGAAGCAAGAGGTCACCTGAAAAGTTATTTGTTCTTTTAGACATGTATGAGATAATGAGGGACCTTCAGTCAgag ATTGAGTTACTTTTTGGAAGTAAAGCTTGCATGGAAATGCGGGAATCTGCATTAAGTTTGACAAAGCGTCTAGCTCAAACAGCCCAGGAAACTtttggtgattttgaagaagctgTTGAAAAGGATGCCACGAAAACTGCTGTTCTTGATGGAACCGTCCATCCTTTGACAAGCTACGTGATAAACTATGTAAAGTTTCTCTTCGA TTATCAGTCTACACTGAAGCAACTTTTTCAAGAGTTTGATGAAGGTGAGCCAGAGTCTCAGTTATCAAAGGTTACTACAAGGATTATGCAGGCTCTTCAGAACAAcctggatggaaaatctaagcAGTATAAAGATCCTGCACTCACTCAGTTATTTCTCATGAACAACATTCACTATATAGTGAGATCCGTGCGGAG GTCAGAAGCAAAGGATTTGTTGGGGGATGACTGGGTGCAGATACACCGAAGGATCGTGCAGCAGCATGCAAATCAGTATAAGAGGGTTTCTTGGGCAAAG ATTCTGCAGTGTCTTACCGTTCAGGGTGGAAATCCATCAGGTGGTGATAGCAGTTCACTTTCAAGAGCAATGGTGAAAGATCGGTTCAAGACCTTCAACACGCAGTTTGAGGAGCTTCATCAAAGGCAATCTCAGTGGACAGTTCCTGACAGCGAATTGCGAGAGTCTTTAAGGCTAGCTGTTGCTGAAATCCTCTTGCCTGCTTACAGATCATTCATCAAACGTTTCGG GCCTATGGTCGAGAACGGAAAAAACCCGGGGAAGTATATAAAGCTACGTCCGGAGAATATTGAATCAATGCTGAATGAATTTTTTGAGAGTAAGACGTGGGGAGAACAGAAGCGATAG
- the LOC108171835 gene encoding uncharacterized protein — MLKMAGFPPNPDDGELWLPSDIFFNEAASSTSTLSRHHFSNTTDNLARQLASLSLLKQYQSPSLSNLQSLHRVRPAVRSTQLDYLTQRYFNLGDSHGFVQKGPIFHGYGTQHLHYHYQFMNPAQLQVGSFLETRNGIQKRQQNRVLPFQGRGNGSMGRFGRVCGGTGVFHPRVLHSTTTATATASNPEVKGKQGLRNREEIKAIKSVCSNAGLPRDWTY, encoded by the exons ATGCTAAAAATGGCTGGGTTTCCACCAAATCCCGACGACGGTGAACTGTGGCTTCCATCTGATATTTTTTTCAACGAAGCAGCTTCTTCAACCTCCACACTTAGCCGTCACCATTTCTCTAATACCACGGACAACCTCGCTCGGCAGttggcttctctctctctcctcaaacAATACCAAAGTCCAAGCCTTTCAAATCttcag AGTTTGCACCGGGTCAGACCGGCGGTCCGGTCCACCCAGCTTGATTATTTGACCCAGAGGTACTTTAATCTCGGCGACAGCCATGGTTTTGTACAAAAAGGTCCTATTTTTCATGGGTACGGGACTCAACACCTCCATTACCACTATCAGTTTATGAACCCGGCTCAACTTCAG GTTGGTAGCTTTTTGGAAACCAGAAATGGGATTCAGAAGAGACAGCAAAACCGTGTTTTGCCATTCCAGGGTAGAGGGAATGGATCAATGGGTCGTTTTGGGAGGGTTTGTGGAGGCACAGGCGTGTTTCATCCCAGGGTTTTGCATTCCACaaccaccgccaccgccaccgccagTAATCCGGAGGTCAAAGGGAAGCAGG GTTTAAGAAATAGGGAGGAGATTAAAGCCATCAAAAGCGTTTGTTCCAATGCTGGTTTGCCTCGAGACTGGACTTATTGA